The DNA sequence GTCATCGCCGGGGATCACGCCTTCGGCTCCGGCGTCTTTTTCGGGCTGGAGAAGCCCAACGACGGGGTGGTCTCCGTGGCGGAGACCCATCTGCCGGGCGTTCTGGATTCCCTGCGGGTTTCCACCTTCCACATGGGGCTGATCTTTTCGGAAGAGGTGTCGGAACAGGTGGGCTGTTTCCTGCGGCACGGTCGTTTCGACACGGGCAGGGGGGCTGGATGAGCAAACCCCGTGACCAGCCGAAGAGGCTGCTGCTGTTGACGGGGGAGGGCAAAGGCAAATCCTCCAGCGCCTTCGGCATGGTCATGCGTGCTGCGGGCTGGGGCATGCGGGTGGCGGTCATCCAGTTCATCAAGGGCAAGTGGCCCACCGGCGAGGAGAAGGCTGCCAAACTCCTGCCCGGCATCGACTGGTTCGCCATGGGCGACGGATTCACCTGGGATACCGAAAACCCGGAACAGGATCGGGCCACCTCCCGGCGCATCTGGGACTTCTGCCGGGAGCGCATTCGTGGACGCCGCGACGACCTGGTGGTTCTGGACGAGATTCTCTATGCCATGGCCTACGGTTGGCTGAGCGGAGCCGAGGTGGCGGCATTCCTGGCGGAACAGCGCCCCTGGCACGGCCATCTGGTGTTGACGGGGCGTTCGGCCCCCGAGGAACTCGTGGCCCTGGCGGATACGGTGACGGAGATGAAGCTGCTCAAACACGGCTTTTCCGCCGGATTGACCGCTACCCGGGGCGTGGAGTTTTGAACGCGGTTTCCCGTGGCGAACGGCGCTCCCGCTTCGTTCTGTTGGGCCTGATCCTGCTGGGGGTGGTGGTGGTGATCGGCTCCCTGGGCACGGGTTCGGTATCCCTTTCCCTGAAGGATCTTTGGAACGGTTTTTCCGGAGAGGGGGAGCGTCTGGGGGCGGCGTTGTTGTGGGATCTGCGTCTGCCGCGCGCGGTGGCGGCTC is a window from the Magnetococcales bacterium genome containing:
- a CDS encoding iron chelate uptake ABC transporter family permease subunit, which encodes MNAVSRGERRSRFVLLGLILLGVVVVIGSLGTGSVSLSLKDLWNGFSGEGERLGAALLWDLRLPRAVAALATGGLLALAGTLLQVVLRNPLADPYVLGVSGGAACAVLGGLLLGLRGSWGPGVAFGGALFSIFLVA
- the cobO gene encoding cob(I)yrinic acid a,c-diamide adenosyltransferase, which encodes MSKPRDQPKRLLLLTGEGKGKSSSAFGMVMRAAGWGMRVAVIQFIKGKWPTGEEKAAKLLPGIDWFAMGDGFTWDTENPEQDRATSRRIWDFCRERIRGRRDDLVVLDEILYAMAYGWLSGAEVAAFLAEQRPWHGHLVLTGRSAPEELVALADTVTEMKLLKHGFSAGLTATRGVEF